A window of the Myripristis murdjan chromosome 15, fMyrMur1.1, whole genome shotgun sequence genome harbors these coding sequences:
- the vox gene encoding ventral homeobox produces MVKHFSVDWLAQSHYSSEPKEDYGAVVDGTQTHRPHIPCMVQPRPPTCYGKGYLQAKPKSAERMDSVEDVSPQESSLSSPFHPASCASPISEVSGYSSGYESEAASSECLSVDEGSEVERDGPQRRVRTKFTPEQINKLEKIFSKHKYLDAGERVKTAQKLNLTETQVRTWFQNRRMKLKREVQDYLAPPMPPAMFQSLPPVQYHSLVGQRLQYSLPSQPFFPAPVPQLVLQPQIASHQPQHLMIHNPQFY; encoded by the exons ATGGTGAAACACTTCTCCGTGGATTGGCTGGCACAGAGCCACTACAGCAGCGAGCCGAAAGAGGACTACGGAGCTGTGGTGGATGGTACGCAAACTCACAGACCTCATATCCCTTGCATGGTGCAGCCGCGTCCACCTACGTGTTATGGCAAGGGTTATCTGCAAGCAAAACCAAAGTCTGCTGAACGCATGGATTCAGTGGAGGACGTCAGCCCTCAGGAATCCAGCTTGAGTTCACCGTTTCATCCGGCCAGCTGCGCCTCACCAA TTTCCGAAGTCAGCGGGTACTCCTCCGGGTATGAGAGCGAAGCCGCCTCCTCCGAGTGTCTCTCTGTGGATGAGGGAAGCGAGGTGGAGAGAGACGGGCCCCAGCGCCGTGTGCGCACCAAGTTTACTCCCGAGCAGATCAACAAACTGGAGAAGATCTTCAGCAAGCACAAATACCTGGATGCTGGGGAGAGAGTCAAGACAGCGCAGAAGCTGAACCTCACTGAAACTCAG GTGAGGACTTGGTTTCAGAACAGGAGGATGAAGTTGAAACGGGAGGTGCAGGATTACCTCGCTCCTCCAATGCCCCCCGCGATGTTTCAGTCACTTCCCCCGGTTCAGTACCACAGCCTGGTTGGACAGCGACTCCAGTACTCCCTCCCCAGCCAGCCGTTCTTCCCGGCCCCCGTCCCACAGCTCGTCCTGCAGCCGCAGATCGCCTCTCATCAACCTCAGCACCTCATGATCCACAACCCGCAATTCTACTAA